The following are encoded in a window of Streptomyces sp. Go-475 genomic DNA:
- the gyrA gene encoding DNA gyrase subunit A — MTDENTPVTTPEGDALAMRVEPVGLETEMQRSYLDYAMSVIVSRALPDVRDGLKPVHRRVLYAMYDGGYRPERGFYKCARVVGDVMGNYHPHGDSSIYDALVRLAQPWSMRMPLVDSNGNFGSPGNDPAAAMRYTECKMAPLSMEMVRDIDEETVDFTDNYDGRSQEPTVLPARFPNLLINGSAGIAVGMATNIPPHNLREVAAGAQWYLENPEASHEELLDALIERIKGPDFPTGALVVGRRGIEEAYRTGRGSITMRAVVEVEEIQNRQCLVVTELPYQVNPDNLAQKIADLVKDGKIGGIADVRDETSSRTGQRLVIVLKRDAVAKVVLNNLYKHTDLQTNFGANMLALVDGVPRTLSLDAFIRHWVTHQIEVIVRRTRFRLRKAEERAHILRGLLKALDAIDEVIALIRRSDTVEIARGGLMSLLEIDEIQANAILEMQLRRLAALERQKIVQEHDELQAKINEYNEILASPARQRGIVSAELAAIVEKYGDDRKTKLIPYEGDMSIEDLIAEEDIVVTVTRGGYIKRTKTDDYRAQKRGGKGVRGTKLKEDDIVDHFFVSTTHHWLLFFTNKGRVYRVKGYELPDAGRDARGQHVANLLAFQPDEAIAEILAIRDYEAVPYLVLATKAGLVKKTPLKDYDSPRSGGVIAINLRSMEDGSDDELIGAELVSSDDDLLLISKKAQSIRFTASDETLRPMGRATSGVKGMSFREGDELLSMNVVRPGTFVFTATDGGYAKRTAVDEYRVQGRGGLGIKAAKIVEDRGSLVGALVVEETDEILAITLSGGVIRTRVNEIRETGRDTMGVQLINLGKRDAVVGIARNAEAGREAEEVDGDVVVDEIADGAAVTGTDEGEAPSAE; from the coding sequence ATGACCGACGAGAACACTCCCGTGACGACGCCCGAGGGTGACGCCCTGGCCATGCGCGTCGAGCCCGTCGGGCTCGAGACGGAGATGCAGCGCTCGTACCTCGACTACGCGATGTCCGTCATCGTCTCGCGTGCGCTGCCCGACGTCCGCGACGGCCTCAAGCCCGTCCACCGCCGTGTGCTGTACGCCATGTACGACGGCGGCTACCGCCCCGAGCGCGGCTTCTACAAGTGCGCCCGCGTCGTCGGCGACGTCATGGGCAACTACCACCCGCACGGCGACTCCTCCATCTACGACGCGCTCGTGCGCCTCGCCCAGCCCTGGTCGATGCGCATGCCGCTCGTCGACTCCAACGGCAACTTCGGCTCCCCGGGCAACGACCCGGCCGCGGCCATGCGGTACACCGAGTGCAAGATGGCGCCGCTGTCGATGGAGATGGTCCGCGACATCGACGAGGAGACCGTCGACTTCACGGACAACTACGACGGCCGCTCCCAGGAGCCGACCGTCCTGCCGGCCCGCTTCCCGAACCTGCTGATCAACGGCTCGGCCGGTATCGCGGTCGGCATGGCGACCAACATCCCGCCGCACAACCTGCGCGAGGTCGCCGCCGGCGCCCAGTGGTACCTGGAGAACCCCGAGGCCTCGCACGAGGAGCTGCTGGACGCGCTCATCGAGCGCATCAAGGGCCCGGACTTCCCGACCGGCGCGCTGGTCGTCGGCCGCCGGGGCATCGAGGAGGCGTACCGCACCGGCCGCGGCTCCATCACGATGCGTGCGGTCGTCGAGGTCGAGGAGATCCAGAACCGCCAGTGCCTGGTGGTCACCGAACTCCCGTACCAGGTCAACCCGGACAACCTCGCCCAGAAGATCGCCGACCTGGTGAAGGACGGCAAGATCGGCGGCATCGCGGACGTCCGCGACGAGACGTCGTCCCGCACGGGCCAGCGGCTCGTCATCGTGCTCAAGAGGGACGCGGTCGCCAAGGTCGTCCTCAACAACCTCTACAAGCACACCGACCTGCAGACGAACTTCGGCGCCAACATGCTGGCGCTGGTGGACGGCGTGCCGCGCACGCTCTCGCTCGACGCGTTCATCCGCCACTGGGTGACGCACCAGATCGAGGTCATCGTCCGCCGCACGCGCTTCCGGCTACGCAAGGCCGAGGAGCGGGCGCACATCCTGCGTGGCCTGCTGAAGGCCCTGGACGCCATCGACGAGGTCATCGCGCTGATCCGGCGCAGCGACACCGTCGAGATCGCCCGCGGGGGCCTGATGAGCCTCCTGGAGATCGACGAGATCCAGGCCAACGCCATCCTCGAGATGCAGCTGCGCCGACTGGCCGCCCTGGAGCGCCAGAAGATCGTCCAGGAGCACGACGAACTCCAGGCGAAGATCAACGAGTACAACGAGATCCTGGCCTCCCCGGCCCGCCAGCGGGGCATCGTCAGCGCCGAACTGGCCGCGATCGTCGAGAAGTACGGCGACGACCGCAAGACGAAGCTGATCCCCTACGAGGGCGACATGTCCATCGAGGACCTGATCGCCGAGGAGGACATCGTCGTCACGGTCACCCGGGGCGGCTACATCAAGCGCACCAAGACCGACGACTACCGCGCCCAGAAGCGCGGCGGCAAGGGAGTGCGCGGCACGAAGCTCAAGGAAGACGACATCGTCGACCACTTCTTCGTGTCCACCACGCACCACTGGCTGCTGTTCTTCACCAACAAGGGCCGTGTCTACCGCGTCAAGGGCTACGAACTGCCCGACGCCGGCCGGGACGCGCGCGGTCAGCACGTCGCGAACCTGCTCGCCTTCCAGCCGGACGAGGCGATCGCCGAGATCCTGGCGATCCGCGACTACGAGGCCGTTCCGTACCTCGTGCTCGCCACCAAGGCCGGACTTGTGAAGAAGACGCCTCTGAAGGATTACGATTCGCCCCGCTCCGGCGGTGTGATCGCGATCAACCTCCGCTCGATGGAGGACGGTTCGGACGACGAACTGATCGGAGCCGAACTCGTCTCGTCCGACGACGATCTGCTTCTGATCAGCAAGAAGGCACAGTCGATCAGGTTCACCGCCTCGGACGAAACCCTGCGTCCCATGGGCCGTGCCACCTCCGGTGTCAAGGGCATGAGCTTCCGCGAGGGTGACGAGCTGCTCTCGATGAATGTTGTTCGACCCGGTACGTTCGTGTTCACTGCCACAGACGGCGGGTACGCGAAGCGGACCGCCGTCGACGAGTACCGCGTCCAGGGTCGCGGCGGCCTCGGCATCAAGGCCGCCAAGATCGTCGAGGATCGCGGCTCCCTCGTCGGCGCGCTGGTGGTCGAGGAGACCGACGAGATCCTCGCCATCACGCTGTCGGGCGGTGTGATTCGTACGCGAGTCAACGAGATCAGGGAAACCGGCCGTGACACCATGGGCGTCCAACTGATCAATCTGGGCAAGCGCGATGCCGTCGTGGGCATCGCTCGCAACGCCGAGGCGGGGCGCGAGGCGGAGGAGGTCGACGGCGACGTGGTCGTCGACGAGATCGCCGACGGTGCCGCCGTCACCGGCACGGACGAGGGTGAGGCGCCCTCGGCCGAGTAG
- a CDS encoding DUF3566 domain-containing protein — MSGATGAGPSGTSTGTDTDDGGRGSAARAADPHTTNLKAIKSPTKDAPSPESQESQGGTVTDTRGPQTQQQKKKGASASASGAQPQPQPQPAAEEQGAAAASPLPGERQKQQPAGPYHPPQAYPAQQEAAPGAAAAAVRRPRTGARTTPRVRKARLRVAKADPWSVMKVSFLLSIALGICTIVAAAVLWMVMDAMGVFSTVGGTISEATGSNESNGFDLQAFLSLPNVLMFTSIIAVIDVVLATALATLGAFIYNLSAGFVGGVELTLAEDE, encoded by the coding sequence GTGAGCGGAGCCACGGGCGCCGGACCGAGCGGTACCTCGACGGGTACGGACACGGACGACGGCGGCCGTGGCTCCGCCGCGCGTGCGGCGGACCCGCACACGACCAACCTGAAGGCGATCAAGTCCCCGACCAAGGACGCGCCCTCGCCTGAGTCGCAGGAATCCCAGGGGGGAACCGTGACGGACACTCGAGGTCCGCAGACACAGCAACAGAAGAAGAAGGGCGCGTCAGCGTCCGCTTCTGGCGCCCAGCCGCAGCCGCAGCCCCAGCCGGCCGCGGAGGAGCAGGGCGCCGCCGCGGCCTCCCCGCTCCCCGGGGAACGGCAGAAGCAGCAGCCGGCCGGGCCGTACCACCCGCCGCAGGCCTACCCGGCGCAGCAGGAGGCGGCTCCCGGCGCCGCCGCGGCCGCGGTACGGCGTCCGCGCACGGGGGCGCGGACCACGCCCCGGGTCCGCAAGGCGCGGCTGCGGGTGGCGAAGGCCGACCCGTGGTCGGTGATGAAGGTCAGCTTCCTGCTCTCCATCGCCCTGGGCATCTGCACGATCGTCGCGGCGGCCGTGCTGTGGATGGTCATGGACGCCATGGGCGTCTTCTCCACGGTCGGCGGCACGATCTCCGAGGCGACCGGCTCGAACGAGTCCAACGGCTTCGACCTCCAGGCCTTCCTGTCGCTGCCCAACGTCCTGATGTTCACGTCGATCATCGCGGTCATCGACGTCGTCCTGGCGACGGCCCTCGCGACGCTCGGCGCGTTCATCTACAACCTCTCCGCGGGCTTCGTGGGCGGTGTGGAGCTGACGCTCGCCGAGGACGAGTGA
- a CDS encoding DUF6344 domain-containing protein: MARNKVMKLWTAIVTAFLALCTALGFITTTAAAAVPQAEQKRNSDRIPHQRTAPAAAPWSQARALPPTMKQRIRAEAHGKSPRCRHRSLTDSTATTTTDCADDDTDDEDDPAASRLTPLKR, encoded by the coding sequence ATGGCCCGGAACAAGGTCATGAAGCTGTGGACCGCCATCGTCACCGCCTTCCTCGCCCTGTGCACGGCGCTCGGATTCATCACCACGACCGCCGCCGCGGCAGTACCGCAGGCCGAGCAGAAGCGCAACAGCGACCGCATCCCGCATCAGCGGACGGCACCCGCGGCGGCCCCCTGGTCCCAGGCGAGGGCCCTGCCCCCCACGATGAAACAGCGCATCCGCGCCGAGGCCCACGGCAAGTCCCCGCGCTGCCGCCACCGCTCCCTCACGGACTCGACGGCGACGACCACGACCGACTGCGCGGACGACGACACGGACGACGAGGACGACCCCGCCGCCTCCCGCCTCACACCCCTCAAGCGCTGA
- a CDS encoding DLW-39 family protein: MKKLLLVALAAIGGLLVYRQIQADRAEQDLWTEATDSVPTGS, encoded by the coding sequence GTGAAGAAGCTTCTCCTGGTCGCACTGGCCGCCATCGGCGGGCTCCTCGTGTACCGCCAGATCCAGGCGGATCGCGCCGAGCAGGATCTGTGGACGGAGGCGACTGACTCCGTGCCCACGGGCTCCTGA
- a CDS encoding DNA-binding protein: MDAAQQEATARARELQRNWYGEPLGALFRKLIDDLGLNQARLAGVLGLSAPMLSQLMSGQRAKIGNPAVVQRVQLLQDLAGQVADGSVSAAEATERMEEIKKSQGGSVLSNTTQTTSSSGAPTVKRVVREIQSLLRSVAAAGDIIEAADTLAPSHPELAEFLRVYGAGRTSDAVAHYQSHQS; this comes from the coding sequence ATGGACGCCGCACAGCAGGAAGCGACCGCGAGAGCGCGGGAACTGCAGCGGAACTGGTACGGGGAGCCGCTGGGGGCGCTCTTCCGTAAGCTCATCGACGATCTTGGTCTCAACCAGGCTCGTCTCGCGGGGGTTCTGGGACTGTCCGCTCCGATGCTGTCGCAGCTGATGAGCGGTCAGCGGGCGAAGATCGGCAACCCGGCCGTGGTGCAGCGCGTGCAGTTGCTGCAGGACCTGGCGGGGCAGGTCGCGGACGGCAGCGTGAGCGCCGCCGAGGCCACCGAGCGCATGGAGGAGATCAAGAAGTCACAGGGGGGCTCGGTGCTGAGCAACACCACGCAGACGACGAGCAGTTCGGGGGCGCCCACGGTCAAACGCGTCGTCCGCGAGATCCAGTCGCTGCTGCGCTCGGTCGCGGCGGCAGGCGACATCATCGAGGCCGCGGACACCCTCGCGCCGAGCCACCCGGAACTGGCAGAGTTCCTCCGGGTGTACGGTGCGGGCCGCACCTCGGACGCGGTCGCGCACTACCAGTCCCACCAGAGCTGA
- a CDS encoding DUF5324 family protein has protein sequence MTRIDSVRAATGSAKDSVLHAAEVVAPYADTAKDRAAHYAHEARVRLAPKVTQAAGQARVQYGTHVQPYLEQARTHVPPKVDQAAQEAAVRTRKAARQAAEYSRPRIEQAMAAAVPVTTEAAARSAAAMAALRGQVSSKEIQRLVRRHERRARAGKAMKTLVILGAVAGGAFAAWKWWDKQANPDWLVEPPAATEVPESGRLSAVDGSGQSALDPEVQAKEAEEEAAQRDDRS, from the coding sequence GTGACCCGCATCGACAGCGTGCGCGCCGCGACCGGTTCGGCGAAGGACAGCGTGCTGCACGCCGCGGAAGTGGTGGCGCCCTACGCCGACACGGCCAAGGACAGGGCCGCGCACTACGCACACGAGGCACGCGTACGGCTAGCGCCCAAGGTGACGCAGGCCGCCGGGCAGGCCCGCGTCCAGTACGGCACTCATGTGCAGCCGTATCTGGAGCAGGCCCGCACGCATGTGCCGCCGAAGGTCGACCAGGCCGCCCAGGAGGCCGCCGTCCGTACCCGCAAGGCCGCCCGTCAGGCGGCTGAGTACTCCCGGCCGAGGATCGAGCAGGCGATGGCCGCGGCCGTCCCCGTCACGACCGAGGCCGCGGCCCGGAGTGCGGCCGCGATGGCCGCACTGCGCGGCCAGGTCTCGTCCAAGGAGATCCAGCGGCTGGTCCGCAGGCATGAACGGCGGGCCAGGGCCGGCAAGGCCATGAAGACGCTGGTGATCCTGGGTGCCGTCGCGGGCGGCGCCTTCGCCGCCTGGAAGTGGTGGGACAAGCAGGCCAACCCGGACTGGCTGGTCGAGCCGCCCGCCGCGACGGAGGTCCCCGAGTCCGGTCGGCTGTCCGCCGTGGACGGCAGCGGCCAGTCGGCGCTGGACCCGGAGGTCCAGGCCAAGGAGGCCGAGGAAGAGGCCGCCCAGCGCGACGACCGTTCCTGA
- a CDS encoding peptidylprolyl isomerase: MAEQLYATLKTNHGDIEVRLLPNHAPKTVKNFVELAQGEREWTHPETGEKSTDRLYDGTVFHRVISGFMIQGGDPLGNGTGGPGYQFEDEFHPDLRFDKPYLLAMANAGPGTNGSQFFITVAPTAWLNRKHTIFGEVTDAASQKVVDTIASTQTNPRTDRPVNDVVIESVVVETR, from the coding sequence GTGGCTGAGCAGCTCTACGCCACCCTGAAGACCAACCACGGCGACATCGAAGTCCGGCTTCTGCCGAACCACGCCCCCAAGACGGTCAAGAACTTCGTCGAGCTCGCCCAGGGCGAGCGGGAGTGGACGCACCCCGAGACCGGGGAGAAGTCCACGGACAGGCTCTACGACGGCACGGTCTTCCACCGGGTGATCAGCGGTTTCATGATCCAGGGCGGTGACCCGCTGGGCAACGGTACCGGCGGCCCCGGCTACCAGTTCGAGGACGAGTTCCACCCGGACCTGCGCTTCGACAAGCCCTACCTGCTGGCGATGGCCAACGCCGGCCCGGGCACCAACGGCTCGCAGTTCTTCATCACCGTCGCCCCGACGGCGTGGCTGAACCGCAAGCACACCATCTTCGGCGAGGTCACCGACGCCGCCAGCCAGAAGGTCGTCGACACCATCGCCTCGACCCAGACGAACCCGCGCACCGACCGCCCGGTCAACGACGTGGTCATCGAGTCGGTCGTCGTCGAGACCCGCTGA
- a CDS encoding rhomboid family intramembrane serine protease: MDDQAAGSPQDAHSVPTCYRHADRETGIRCTRCERPICPECMVNASVGFQCPECVRSGSGTGHAPTAAMPRTIAGGTITADPRLLTKILIGINLAVFIAVQVNESLLNDLVLLGAWPPAPYLPTQGVAGGEWYRMVTSMFTHQEIWHIAFNMLSLWWLGGPLEAALGRVRYLALYVISGLAGSALAYLLTSPNTATLGASGAIFGLFGATAVLMRRLNYDMRPIIALLVINLIFTFSPGFNISWQAHIGGLVAGVAVGYAMVHAPRERRALVQYGTCALVLAVVVLLTLLRTAQLT, from the coding sequence ATGGACGACCAGGCTGCGGGCAGCCCGCAGGACGCCCACAGCGTCCCCACGTGCTATCGCCACGCGGACCGTGAGACCGGCATCCGCTGCACCCGCTGCGAGCGGCCGATCTGCCCCGAGTGCATGGTCAACGCCTCCGTCGGCTTCCAGTGCCCCGAGTGCGTCCGCTCCGGCTCCGGCACCGGCCACGCGCCCACGGCCGCCATGCCCCGCACGATCGCCGGCGGCACCATCACGGCCGACCCCCGCCTGCTGACCAAGATCCTCATCGGCATCAACCTGGCGGTGTTCATCGCCGTCCAGGTCAACGAGTCGCTCCTGAACGACCTCGTCCTGCTCGGCGCCTGGCCGCCCGCGCCCTACCTGCCCACCCAGGGCGTGGCGGGCGGTGAGTGGTACCGCATGGTGACCTCGATGTTCACGCACCAGGAGATCTGGCACATCGCGTTCAACATGCTCAGCCTCTGGTGGCTCGGCGGCCCCCTCGAAGCAGCCCTCGGCCGCGTCCGCTACCTCGCGCTCTACGTCATCTCGGGACTCGCCGGCAGCGCCCTGGCCTATCTGCTGACCTCGCCGAACACCGCCACCCTCGGCGCCTCCGGCGCGATCTTCGGCCTGTTCGGCGCGACGGCCGTCCTGATGCGGCGGCTCAACTACGACATGCGGCCGATCATCGCGCTGCTGGTGATCAACCTGATCTTCACCTTCAGCCCGGGCTTCAACATCTCCTGGCAGGCCCACATCGGCGGACTCGTCGCCGGTGTCGCCGTCGGGTACGCCATGGTCCACGCCCCGCGCGAGCGCCGCGCCCTCGTCCAGTACGGCACCTGCGCGCTGGTCCTGGCCGTGGTCGTGCTGTTGACCCTGTTGAGGACGGCCCAGCTCACCTGA
- the crgA gene encoding cell division protein CrgA, whose product MPKSRIRKKADYTPPPSKQTTALKLDSRAWVAPVMLAMFLIGLAWIVVFYVTDGSLPIDALGNWNIVVGFGFIAAGFGVSTQWK is encoded by the coding sequence GTGCCGAAGTCACGTATCCGCAAGAAGGCCGACTACACGCCGCCGCCGTCGAAGCAGACGACCGCGCTCAAGCTGGACAGCCGTGCCTGGGTCGCGCCCGTCATGCTGGCCATGTTCCTCATCGGGCTGGCCTGGATCGTCGTCTTCTACGTCACCGACGGTTCGCTGCCCATCGACGCGCTGGGCAACTGGAACATCGTGGTGGGCTTCGGCTTCATCGCGGCCGGATTCGGCGTCTCGACGCAGTGGAAGTAG
- a CDS encoding DUF881 domain-containing protein, producing the protein MSNSADSPGTGSTPGRARRFRPVRILTAAVFALAGLIFFTSFNTAKGTDIRTDASLLKLSDLIQERSRENGRLDETNGALRKDIEALADRDDGSTKAEDAKLAALEKRAGTQKLKGESLTVTLNDAPPDATAKLPGYPEPQPDYLVIHQQDLQAVVNALWQGGAKGIKVMDQRLISTSAVRCVGNTLILQGRVYSPPYKITAVGDPGKLKKALAASPAIQNYMVYVNVYGLGWKVEENGPVTLPGYSGTVDLHYAKPVE; encoded by the coding sequence TTGAGCAATTCTGCCGACTCCCCCGGGACGGGATCCACCCCTGGGCGCGCGCGCCGTTTCCGGCCCGTGCGGATCCTCACGGCGGCCGTCTTCGCTCTCGCCGGGCTGATCTTCTTCACCAGCTTCAACACGGCCAAGGGAACCGACATCCGCACGGACGCCTCGCTGCTGAAGCTGTCCGACCTGATCCAGGAGCGCAGCCGGGAGAACGGCCGGCTGGACGAGACGAACGGCGCCCTGCGCAAGGACATAGAGGCGCTGGCGGACCGGGACGACGGGTCGACCAAGGCCGAGGACGCCAAGCTCGCGGCTCTGGAGAAGCGCGCGGGCACCCAGAAGCTCAAGGGCGAGTCCCTGACGGTCACGCTCAACGACGCCCCGCCGGACGCCACCGCCAAGCTCCCCGGCTACCCCGAGCCGCAGCCCGACTACCTGGTCATCCACCAGCAGGACCTCCAGGCCGTGGTGAACGCGCTGTGGCAGGGCGGCGCCAAGGGCATCAAGGTCATGGACCAGCGGCTGATCTCCACGAGCGCGGTGCGCTGCGTGGGCAACACCCTGATCCTCCAGGGCCGCGTCTACTCACCGCCGTACAAGATCACGGCGGTCGGCGACCCCGGGAAGCTGAAGAAGGCGCTCGCGGCGTCCCCGGCGATCCAGAACTACATGGTCTACGTCAACGTCTACGGGCTCGGCTGGAAAGTCGAGGAGAACGGCCCGGTGACTCTGCCCGGCTACTCGGGCACAGTGGATCTGCACTACGCGAAGCCCGTGGAGTAG
- a CDS encoding class E sortase, whose protein sequence is MRVIVRTVSELCITVGSVIVLFVVYVLFWTGVRADDVMDDQIDLLHEEWSKPRPPGGTATGSPAKPAPYAEGRPFAIMYIPRLGFTWNKPVLEGTATGTLKKGLGHYAETAQLGQKGNFAVAGHRRTHGDPFKDFPRLRRGDAVVLTDGTTWFTYRIDKGPYKTVPSDIEVIDPVPRTSGYTRSGRYLTLTTCDPEWGHSHRLIVWAHLDSTQPVEAGKPEALRR, encoded by the coding sequence GTGCGCGTGATCGTCAGGACCGTCAGCGAACTGTGCATCACCGTCGGCAGCGTGATCGTGCTGTTCGTCGTCTACGTGCTGTTCTGGACCGGTGTGCGGGCCGACGACGTCATGGACGACCAGATCGACCTGCTCCACGAGGAGTGGTCGAAGCCCCGTCCGCCGGGCGGGACGGCCACCGGGAGCCCCGCGAAGCCGGCGCCGTACGCCGAGGGCAGGCCTTTCGCGATCATGTACATCCCGCGTCTTGGTTTCACGTGGAACAAGCCGGTGCTCGAAGGCACCGCCACCGGCACCCTGAAGAAGGGCCTCGGGCACTACGCGGAGACCGCCCAACTGGGGCAGAAGGGGAACTTCGCGGTCGCCGGCCACCGCCGCACCCACGGTGATCCCTTCAAGGATTTCCCCAGGCTGCGGCGCGGTGACGCCGTGGTGCTGACCGACGGCACGACGTGGTTCACGTATCGGATCGACAAAGGCCCGTACAAAACAGTGCCCTCGGACATCGAGGTGATCGACCCTGTCCCACGTACATCCGGGTACACGCGTTCGGGCCGCTATCTGACGCTGACCACGTGCGACCCGGAATGGGGGCACAGTCATCGGCTGATCGTCTGGGCGCACCTGGACTCCACCCAGCCTGTGGAGGCAGGGAAACCTGAGGCGTTGCGCCGTTAG
- a CDS encoding aminodeoxychorismate/anthranilate synthase component II: MSARILVVDNYDSFVFNLVQYLYQLGAECEVLRNDEVSTAHAQDGFDGVLLSPGPGTPEEAGVCVDMVRHCAATGVPVFGVCLGMQSMQVAYGGVVDRAPELLHGKTSLVEHGGRGVFAGLPSPFTATRYHSLAAEPATVPAELEVTARTHDGIVMGLRHRELPVEGVQFHPESVLTEHGHRMLANWLVECGDEGAVARSAGLAPVVGRATA; the protein is encoded by the coding sequence GTGAGCGCGCGCATTCTCGTCGTGGACAACTACGACAGCTTCGTCTTCAACCTGGTCCAGTACCTGTACCAGCTGGGCGCCGAGTGCGAGGTCCTGCGCAACGACGAGGTCTCGACGGCACACGCCCAGGACGGCTTCGACGGCGTCCTGCTCTCCCCGGGCCCGGGCACGCCGGAGGAGGCGGGCGTCTGCGTGGACATGGTCCGGCACTGCGCCGCCACGGGCGTCCCGGTCTTCGGCGTCTGCCTGGGCATGCAGTCGATGCAGGTGGCGTACGGCGGTGTCGTGGACCGGGCGCCCGAACTGCTGCACGGCAAGACCTCGCTGGTCGAGCACGGCGGCCGGGGTGTCTTCGCCGGCCTGCCCTCGCCCTTCACGGCGACGCGCTATCACTCCCTGGCCGCCGAGCCGGCCACGGTCCCGGCCGAACTGGAGGTCACGGCCCGGACCCACGACGGCATCGTGATGGGCCTCAGGCACCGCGAACTTCCGGTGGAGGGCGTGCAGTTCCACCCCGAGTCGGTGCTGACCGAGCACGGGCACCGGATGCTGGCCAACTGGCTGGTGGAGTGCGGCGACGAGGGCGCGGTGGCGAGGTCGGCCGGGCTCGCCCCGGTGGTGGGCAGGGCCACGGCGTGA
- a CDS encoding class E sortase: MTALRPERESDTSYGQQSYGVPGAFEDWSGGGAYGAPPQPGAQQQPYPPEPEPQSYEPAPEARSPRPQSYEPAPEPYAAASYEPVPEEPYGPPVDEETVALRIPDPPPAAGEPIPGSAAAGGPRHDGGTHGGRAARRKAAKRRHGRRGGGPDTRPAEEESRAPLSRVEARRQARARKPGPAVVASRAIGEVFITTGVLMLLFVTYQLWWTNVRAHAQAGQEASSLQDDWANGKRNPGTFEPGQGFAILHIPKLDVVVPIAEGTSNKGVLDRGMVGHYAEGALKTAMPSDKTGNFGLAGHRNTHGEPFRYINKLTPGDPIVVETQDEYYVYKMASILPVTSPSNTSVLNPIPAGSGFTEPGRYITLTTCTPEFTSKYRMIVWGKMVEERPRSKGKPDALVS, translated from the coding sequence GTGACGGCGCTGCGCCCCGAGCGCGAGTCCGACACCTCGTACGGGCAGCAGTCGTACGGGGTGCCGGGTGCGTTCGAGGACTGGTCGGGCGGAGGGGCGTACGGTGCGCCCCCGCAGCCGGGGGCGCAGCAGCAGCCGTACCCGCCGGAGCCGGAGCCGCAGTCGTACGAGCCGGCGCCCGAAGCCCGCTCGCCCCGGCCGCAGTCGTACGAGCCGGCGCCGGAGCCGTACGCGGCGGCGTCGTACGAGCCCGTCCCGGAGGAGCCGTACGGGCCTCCGGTCGACGAGGAGACGGTGGCGCTGCGGATACCGGATCCGCCGCCCGCGGCCGGTGAGCCCATACCGGGCTCTGCGGCCGCCGGCGGTCCGCGGCACGACGGAGGGACCCACGGCGGCCGGGCGGCCCGCAGGAAGGCCGCCAAACGCCGTCACGGGCGCCGTGGCGGCGGCCCGGACACCCGCCCGGCGGAAGAAGAGTCCCGGGCGCCCCTGTCGCGGGTCGAGGCGCGGCGGCAGGCGCGGGCGCGCAAGCCGGGCCCCGCGGTCGTCGCCAGCCGGGCCATAGGCGAGGTGTTCATCACGACCGGCGTGCTGATGCTGCTGTTCGTCACCTACCAGCTGTGGTGGACGAACGTGCGGGCGCACGCGCAGGCCGGCCAGGAGGCCAGCAGCCTCCAGGACGACTGGGCGAACGGCAAGCGCAACCCGGGGACGTTCGAGCCGGGGCAGGGCTTCGCCATCCTGCACATCCCGAAGCTGGACGTGGTGGTGCCCATCGCGGAGGGCACCAGCAACAAGGGCGTCCTGGACCGGGGCATGGTCGGCCACTACGCCGAGGGCGCGCTCAAGACGGCCATGCCCAGTGACAAGACCGGGAACTTCGGGCTCGCGGGCCACCGCAACACCCACGGAGAACCGTTCCGGTACATCAACAAGCTCACGCCCGGCGACCCGATCGTCGTGGAGACCCAGGACGAGTACTACGTCTACAAGATGGCGTCGATCCTGCCGGTGACGTCGCCGAGCAACACGAGCGTCCTGAACCCGATCCCCGCGGGGTCGGGATTCACCGAGCCCGGCCGCTACATCACGCTGACCACGTGCACGCCGGAGTTCACCAGCAAGTACCGGATGATCGTCTGGGGCAAGATGGTCGAGGAACGGCCGCGCAGCAAGGGCAAGCCGGATGCGCTCGTCAGTTAA